Sequence from the Deltaproteobacteria bacterium genome:
CAGCATTACAGCCTCGTAGGTCTTCTGCCGCGACATCCGGGTGAACGACCCGTAGGTGCACTCGAATGACGACGAATACATGATGCTGAGGCCCAGCGCGCCGGGCACGATGAAATGGATGTAGGACATGCCCCCCATTTCGGGGATCATTGACCCCAGTCCGTAGCCAAAGGCGAAGATGTAGAGGATCGGCTCGAACAGCTCGCCAAAGACCGTCGAGAGCCAAGCTCCCTGCATCCAGACGATCCGGTTGCGGTTCCAGACAGTGAGCGTCCGGATGCCGATCCACGGAAGCGCGAAGACCGCCGTCATTCGGAAATCTCCCTTCCCGCCACCTTGAGGAACACGTCCTCCAGCGTCGCCGGGCGCTGGATCACTTCCGTGAATCCCGACGCCCGCACACGGGCGGCGATATCCGCCTGTCCGTCCAGGTAGAGGTACAGCATGTCGTTGGTGATCTCGTGGCGGGGGACGGGGCTGCCGAGCGTGCCCAGGACCTCGGCCGGCTCCCGGTCGCCCAGGAACACCTCGACCACCTCCGCCCCCACGTGCCGGGCCACGAGGCTTTCCGGGGAGCCGGAATCGAGAATCCGCCCCCCGTCCATGATGAGGATGCGGTCGCAGAGCTGCTCGGCTTCCTCCATATAGTGCGTCGTGAGCAGCATCGTCGTCCCCTGGCGCTTGAGAAGCCGGAGCTTCTGCCAGATCAGGTGGCGCGCCTGCGGGTCCAGGCCGGTCGTCGGCTCGTCCAGCACCAGCAGTTCGGGCGCGTTCACCAGGGCGCGGGCGATCAGTAGCCGGCGTTTCATTCCGCCCGAGAGGTTCTCGATCTTCTCCCGCCGCTTTTCGGTCAGGTGCACGAACTCCAGCAGGTCACGGGCCCGGCGGGTCGCCTCGCCCCCCCGGATGCCGAAATACCCGGCGAACACGACGAGGTTCTGCTCCACCGTGAGGTCCGGGTCGGTCGTGTCGTCCTGGGTAACCACGCCAAGGCGGCCCTTCACGTCAACCGGGTGACGTTCCGGGTCGATGCCGAATACCTCCACCTCGCCACCGGTGCGGAACATCTGCCCGACGAGCATCTTGAGCGTGGAAGTCTTTCCCGCGCCGTTGGGCCCCAGCAGGCCAACACATTCACCCGGCGCGATATCGAAGCTGATCGCCCGGACGATCTCCAGCGCGTCAAACCTCTTTTCCAGTTCACGAACCGATATGAGTGGAGCCATAGGCAAGGGGAGAAGGAGCTTATGCCGGGGAAGGCGGCTGGCGGCCTCGCGAGACCGCCATCAGCCGATTTTCTGGACGGTCAGGTGGTCGGGATTAAGCCCGTCACGGACCAGCTTGTACCGGACGCCATCGGTGCCCTTGAACTCGGCGAAACCCTCGAACGATGTGCGGACTTCCTTGATCAGGAACTTGAGGAAGTCCTTGTTGGCCGCGGCCATTTTCTTGAGTTCCGCGACTCCGGTCGCATCACCATCGAGGTTCATCGAAACCCCCCGCCAGCACCCTCGCCTGAAACTGCACTATATCCGGCCCCGGACGCGAGGGGCAACCGGCAATGACCTTCCTACCGGCGGGCGGATGCAGCCCGGCGCGGCGCCGCACCGTTGCGGGCAGTCTTGCGGACTCCGGCCGTTTCGTTCCCCATCACGAGCCGGATCCGGTGCCGGATGACCGGCATCTCCTGCTCGAGGGCGCGGAGCTTGTCCCGGGAGATGACCAGAACGCGGCAGCCGCCTTCGGTCGTGGCCCGGTACCGGGCCAGTTGCACGCCAGCGATCCTC
This genomic interval carries:
- a CDS encoding ABC transporter ATP-binding protein — encoded protein: MAPLISVRELEKRFDALEIVRAISFDIAPGECVGLLGPNGAGKTSTLKMLVGQMFRTGGEVEVFGIDPERHPVDVKGRLGVVTQDDTTDPDLTVEQNLVVFAGYFGIRGGEATRRARDLLEFVHLTEKRREKIENLSGGMKRRLLIARALVNAPELLVLDEPTTGLDPQARHLIWQKLRLLKRQGTTMLLTTHYMEEAEQLCDRILIMDGGRILDSGSPESLVARHVGAEVVEVFLGDREPAEVLGTLGSPVPRHEITNDMLYLYLDGQADIAARVRASGFTEVIQRPATLEDVFLKVAGREISE